In a single window of the Flavobacterium sp. W4I14 genome:
- a CDS encoding beta-phosphoglucomutase (product_source=KO:K01838; cath_funfam=1.10.150.240; cog=COG0637; ko=KO:K01838; pfam=PF13419; superfamily=56784; tigrfam=TIGR01990) — MLEILPTPDSGLPTKIKACLFDLDGVLVDTAVYHYKAWKRLANTLGFDFTEEQNEQLKGVSRVESLNKILVWGGVDKTDAEKDELASLKNSWYVDMITKMTPTEVLPGTVDFLTAIHKAGYKLALGSASKNSGIILEKTDLAHFFDEIVDGNMVTKSKPDPEVFLKGAELLGFAPDECVVFEDAVAGVEAAKRGGMKAIGIGEKSVLSQADVVVSGLDKLTVKDLEAL; from the coding sequence ATGCTAGAAATACTCCCGACCCCGGACTCCGGACTTCCGACTAAAATCAAGGCTTGTCTTTTTGATCTCGATGGCGTACTTGTAGATACTGCAGTTTACCATTATAAAGCCTGGAAACGTTTAGCCAATACACTGGGTTTCGATTTTACAGAAGAGCAGAACGAACAGTTGAAAGGCGTAAGTCGCGTAGAAAGTTTAAATAAGATTCTCGTTTGGGGTGGAGTAGATAAAACCGATGCCGAAAAAGACGAACTCGCCAGTTTAAAAAACAGCTGGTATGTAGATATGATTACTAAAATGACACCAACGGAAGTTTTACCGGGAACGGTTGATTTCTTAACCGCGATTCACAAAGCTGGTTACAAATTGGCATTGGGCTCGGCAAGTAAAAACTCAGGGATAATTTTAGAGAAAACAGACCTTGCTCATTTCTTCGATGAAATAGTTGATGGGAACATGGTCACCAAATCAAAACCCGATCCGGAAGTATTTTTAAAAGGAGCCGAACTTTTAGGTTTTGCACCTGATGAATGCGTGGTTTTTGAAGATGCCGTTGCCGGGGTAGAAGCTGCAAAAAGAGGCGGAATGAAAGCCATCGGTATCGGTGAAAAAAGCGTGCTTAGCCAGGCAGATGTGGTAGTGAGCGGATTAGATAAATTAACAGTTAAAGATTTAGAGGCGTTGTAA
- a CDS encoding MFS family permease (product_source=COG0477; cath_funfam=1.20.1250.20; cog=COG0477; superfamily=103473; transmembrane_helix_parts=Inside_1_20,TMhelix_21_40,Outside_41_59,TMhelix_60_82,Inside_83_105): MRLALKPNTMSLKTVFENPKLTLVQIINMSVGFFGIQFGWDLQRANMGRIYENLGANPDQVPLLFLAAPLTGLLVQPIIGYLSDRTWHPKWGRKETLFYDWCHCK, from the coding sequence ATGCGCTTAGCGCTTAAACCAAATACAATGAGCTTAAAAACAGTATTCGAGAACCCGAAATTAACACTCGTACAGATCATCAACATGAGCGTTGGTTTTTTTGGGATTCAGTTCGGTTGGGATTTACAACGTGCAAACATGGGTCGTATTTACGAAAACCTGGGCGCTAATCCCGATCAGGTTCCGTTATTGTTTTTGGCTGCGCCCTTAACCGGCTTATTGGTACAACCTATTATTGGTTACCTGAGCGACCGTACTTGGCACCCAAAATGGGGTAGAAAGGAGACCTTATTTTATGATTGGTGCCATTGTAAGTAG
- a CDS encoding maltose phosphorylase (product_source=KO:K00691; cath_funfam=1.50.10.10,2.60.420.10,2.70.98.40; cog=COG1554; ko=KO:K00691; pfam=PF03632,PF03633,PF03636; superfamily=48208,74650), whose product MKNYIKADEWNIIEEGFDPHLNKISESIFSLGNGRMGQRANFEETYTGETLLGNYVAGVYYPDKTRVGWWKNGYPEYFAKVLNAANWVGIEVKIGNEILDLATAEVSDFKRVLNMNAGYLERTFTAKLKSGKTLKVKSTRFCSIADDEIGAIRYSITPLNFDSKLTLMPFIDGDVKNQDSNYDEKFWDKIADEISGTEAYIKLRTKKTAFEVCTGSNIELYKNAEKLDINPEAVRKEKFVGQTFSLDIKANEEITLVKIAANLSSENYPKESLLKETKSVIAKASAKGFDTLLKEQTKAWASKWEESDIIIEGDVSAQQAIRFNIFQLFQTYTGKDDRLNIGPKGFTGEKYGGSTYWDTEAYCVPFYLATAPQEVSKNLLVYRHKQLGKAIENAAKLGFKDGAALYPMVTMNGEECHNEWEITFEEIHRNGAIAFAIFNYIRYTGDESYLSDFGLEVLIGIARFWKQRVNWSNDKQQYVMLGVTGPNEYENNVNNNWYTNILAAWCMKYATEAAEIVKTQQPEKYDSLLKSLNFDQKEFTDWADIIEKMYYPQDEKLGIYLQQDGYLDKEQTLVKDLPASERPINQKWSWDRILRSCFIKQADVLQGLYFFEEDYDLDTLKRNFDFYEPRTVHESSLSPCVHSILAAKLNDEARAYEFYLRTARLDLDDYNNDTEDGLHITSMAGTWMSVVEGFAGMRVRDGKLQFNPFLPGKWRSFSFTIGFRGTTLKINITENGINIKNNAAIDLEIGIRNQFYKLAGSTEIEVNNAALV is encoded by the coding sequence ATGAAAAATTACATTAAAGCAGATGAGTGGAATATTATCGAAGAAGGCTTTGATCCACATTTAAATAAAATTTCGGAAAGCATTTTCAGCTTGGGTAACGGCCGTATGGGTCAGCGTGCCAATTTTGAAGAAACTTATACCGGAGAAACGCTACTTGGGAATTATGTTGCAGGTGTTTATTATCCAGATAAAACCCGCGTGGGATGGTGGAAAAACGGGTACCCGGAATATTTTGCAAAAGTATTGAACGCGGCTAACTGGGTAGGTATCGAAGTAAAAATAGGCAACGAAATCCTTGATCTGGCTACAGCTGAGGTGAGCGATTTTAAACGTGTGCTAAACATGAATGCGGGATATCTGGAGCGCACCTTCACGGCAAAGTTAAAAAGTGGTAAAACCTTAAAAGTTAAATCGACCCGCTTTTGCAGCATAGCTGATGATGAAATTGGCGCCATCCGTTATAGCATAACGCCATTAAATTTCGATAGTAAATTAACATTAATGCCTTTTATTGATGGCGATGTTAAAAATCAGGATAGTAACTACGACGAAAAATTCTGGGATAAAATTGCAGATGAAATTTCTGGAACGGAAGCTTACATTAAATTAAGAACCAAGAAAACAGCATTTGAAGTTTGTACAGGGAGTAATATCGAACTGTATAAAAATGCAGAGAAATTAGACATCAATCCAGAAGCTGTCCGCAAAGAGAAATTTGTGGGACAAACTTTTTCTCTTGATATTAAAGCAAATGAAGAGATTACTTTGGTTAAAATCGCGGCGAATTTATCTTCAGAAAATTACCCAAAAGAATCACTTTTAAAAGAAACAAAATCGGTAATTGCCAAAGCATCTGCTAAAGGATTCGATACCTTGTTAAAAGAACAAACTAAAGCCTGGGCAAGCAAGTGGGAAGAAAGCGACATCATTATCGAAGGTGATGTTTCGGCTCAACAGGCCATTCGTTTCAATATTTTTCAGCTTTTTCAAACCTATACTGGTAAGGATGACCGATTGAATATTGGGCCAAAAGGTTTTACCGGCGAAAAATATGGAGGCTCAACATATTGGGATACAGAGGCTTATTGTGTGCCGTTTTATTTAGCAACTGCTCCGCAGGAAGTAAGTAAAAACCTGTTGGTGTATCGCCATAAACAATTGGGGAAAGCGATTGAAAACGCCGCGAAATTAGGTTTTAAAGATGGTGCAGCATTGTATCCAATGGTAACGATGAACGGCGAGGAATGCCACAATGAATGGGAAATTACCTTCGAAGAAATTCACCGTAATGGTGCTATTGCTTTTGCCATTTTCAATTACATCCGCTATACTGGTGATGAAAGCTACCTATCTGATTTTGGTTTAGAAGTATTGATCGGTATTGCCCGTTTCTGGAAACAACGCGTTAATTGGAGCAATGATAAACAGCAGTATGTAATGCTTGGGGTAACCGGACCAAACGAATATGAAAACAATGTAAATAACAACTGGTACACCAATATTTTGGCTGCCTGGTGTATGAAATATGCCACCGAAGCTGCCGAAATCGTGAAAACACAGCAGCCTGAAAAATACGATAGTCTGTTAAAAAGCCTAAATTTCGATCAAAAGGAGTTTACCGATTGGGCCGATATCATCGAGAAAATGTATTATCCTCAAGATGAAAAACTGGGTATTTACTTACAACAGGATGGATATTTAGATAAAGAACAAACTTTGGTGAAAGACCTTCCTGCCAGCGAACGTCCAATTAATCAAAAGTGGAGCTGGGATAGGATTTTACGCTCGTGTTTCATTAAACAGGCCGATGTTTTACAGGGATTATATTTCTTTGAAGAAGACTACGATCTGGATACATTGAAACGCAACTTCGATTTTTACGAACCTCGTACCGTTCACGAAAGTTCTTTGTCGCCTTGTGTACACAGTATTTTAGCGGCGAAATTAAATGATGAGGCACGTGCTTACGAATTCTACTTGCGTACCGCCCGTTTAGATCTGGATGATTATAACAACGATACTGAAGATGGTTTACACATCACTTCGATGGCAGGAACCTGGATGAGTGTGGTAGAAGGTTTTGCTGGCATGCGTGTACGCGATGGTAAACTGCAGTTTAATCCTTTCTTGCCGGGCAAATGGAGATCTTTTTCGTTTACCATTGGCTTTAGAGGAACTACCTTAAAAATCAATATCACCGAAAACGGCATCAACATCAAAAACAATGCAGCCATTGATTTGGAAATCGGTATCAGAAACCAATTTTATAAATTGGCCGGAAGTACCGAAATTGAAGTAAATAATGCAGCGTTGGTATGA
- a CDS encoding 1,4-alpha-glucan branching enzyme (product_source=KO:K00700; cath_funfam=2.60.40.10,3.20.20.80; cleavage_site_network=SignalP-noTM; cog=COG0366; ko=KO:K00700; pfam=PF00128,PF02922; superfamily=51011,51445,81296) produces MKKIIYLLLLAITLNSACKKASTDVSLEPTPTNQTAALPDGARDGVVFINNGTSAIVTLYAPGKKSVSLIGEFNNWSTTTLAMKNTPDGGYWWIQVDNLNPNTEYAYQFYVNGNLKVADPYCEKILDPDNDKYITAATYPNLKAYPAGKTTGIVSVMQANQPTYTWKNTSFSRPAKDNLVIYELLVRDFTTDHNYASTLAKLDYLIGLGINAIELMPVNEFEGNLSWGYNPSFYFAPDKYYGSKTALQNFIDECHGRGIAVIMDMVLNHSFGQSPMVQLYFDGTKPTTNSPWFNVDAKHPFNVGYDFNHESLATKKFSKDVMKFWMQQYKIDGFRFDLSKGFTQKSTTGDDQFRLYDAGRIATWKDYNGYIKNIDPNFYVILEHFAEESEEKVLADDGMMLWNNMNYNMNEATMGWLDNSNFQWGFYANHGFAKSEHLVGYGESHDEERLNFKNITYGNALGSYVIKGNLATSLKREELVAAFLFSIPGPKMIWQFGELGYDISIDFNGRTGEKPIKWDYYTDPNRKALYDAYAKFIRLKKNNTIFNSANSTYNLAGGIKYIKLTEGTNTVIVVGNFDVVSQTANIDFGSSGTWVDAIGSNINLSTSTYTQTLAPGEYHIFSRTALK; encoded by the coding sequence ATGAAAAAAATAATTTATCTATTGCTATTGGCAATAACGCTTAATAGCGCCTGTAAAAAAGCATCTACAGATGTTAGCCTAGAACCAACGCCAACCAATCAAACAGCGGCTTTGCCTGACGGGGCAAGAGATGGCGTGGTATTTATCAACAACGGAACATCGGCGATAGTAACATTATATGCGCCAGGTAAAAAGTCAGTCTCGCTAATTGGCGAGTTTAACAATTGGTCTACCACAACGCTAGCCATGAAAAATACACCAGATGGGGGTTATTGGTGGATTCAGGTAGATAATTTAAACCCCAATACAGAATATGCCTATCAGTTTTATGTAAATGGAAACTTAAAAGTTGCCGATCCTTATTGCGAGAAAATACTCGATCCTGATAATGATAAATACATCACTGCAGCAACGTATCCAAATTTAAAAGCTTATCCAGCTGGTAAAACAACAGGGATTGTGAGTGTAATGCAGGCTAATCAGCCAACTTATACCTGGAAAAACACCAGCTTTTCCCGCCCGGCAAAAGATAACCTTGTAATTTACGAATTGCTGGTCCGCGATTTTACTACCGATCATAATTATGCATCAACATTGGCCAAACTTGATTATTTAATTGGTTTGGGTATAAACGCAATTGAGTTGATGCCTGTAAATGAATTCGAGGGTAATTTAAGCTGGGGCTACAATCCGTCGTTTTATTTTGCCCCCGACAAGTATTACGGTAGCAAAACAGCTTTACAAAACTTTATTGATGAATGCCATGGACGGGGTATTGCCGTGATTATGGATATGGTGTTGAATCATTCCTTCGGACAATCACCTATGGTGCAATTATATTTTGATGGCACAAAACCAACAACAAATAGCCCGTGGTTTAATGTTGACGCAAAACATCCATTTAATGTGGGGTATGATTTTAACCACGAAAGTTTGGCTACTAAAAAGTTCTCGAAAGATGTGATGAAATTTTGGATGCAGCAATATAAAATTGATGGTTTCCGTTTCGATCTGTCGAAAGGATTTACACAGAAATCAACAACTGGTGATGATCAATTTAGGCTTTACGATGCCGGCCGAATTGCCACCTGGAAAGATTATAATGGCTATATCAAAAATATAGATCCTAATTTTTATGTGATTTTGGAGCACTTTGCCGAAGAATCAGAAGAAAAAGTTTTAGCCGACGATGGAATGATGCTTTGGAACAACATGAATTACAACATGAACGAAGCAACCATGGGCTGGTTAGATAATTCTAATTTTCAGTGGGGTTTTTATGCTAATCATGGTTTTGCCAAGTCGGAGCACTTAGTTGGATATGGCGAAAGTCACGACGAAGAGCGATTAAATTTTAAGAATATTACCTATGGAAATGCTTTAGGTAGTTATGTAATTAAAGGGAATTTAGCCACTTCATTAAAAAGAGAAGAACTAGTAGCTGCATTTTTATTTAGTATCCCCGGACCAAAAATGATCTGGCAGTTTGGAGAACTGGGTTATGACATCAGTATCGATTTTAATGGAAGAACTGGCGAAAAACCAATTAAATGGGATTATTATACCGATCCGAATCGTAAAGCGCTATATGATGCTTACGCTAAATTTATCAGGTTGAAAAAGAACAATACCATTTTTAATTCAGCCAACTCAACTTATAATCTTGCTGGTGGAATCAAATACATTAAATTAACCGAGGGCACAAATACGGTTATAGTGGTTGGGAATTTCGATGTAGTGAGCCAGACGGCCAATATTGATTTTGGTTCATCTGGAACTTGGGTAGATGCCATTGGAAGCAACATAAACCTTTCAACTAGTACTTATACGCAAACATTGGCGCCTGGTGAATATCATATTTTTAGTAGAACAGCTTTAAAATAA
- a CDS encoding glycosidase (product_source=COG0366; cath_funfam=2.60.40.1180,3.20.20.80; cog=COG0366; pfam=PF00128; superfamily=51011,51445), with amino-acid sequence MRKVEGLEVEGGSENPQCSIYKRNFIALVLSPFGGGRERMLTLFSIFIILATSSFAQKQHTKMNDKQIVIYQLLPRLFGNKNSTNIPYGTIEQNGSGKFNDITDKALDGIKELSVNYVWYTGVLAHASLTDYSAYGIKPDDADVVKGRAGSPYAIRDYYDVDPDLAVDVKNRMKEFEALVKRTHAKNLKVLIDFVPNHVARSYYSYAKPKNIIDFGAQDDVTKAFSASNDFYYNPGQPFAVPTSGAKQTPISILQDGKFNENPAKATGNNVFTAQPKYDDWYETIKLNYGVDYQNGEKQYFDPIPPVWLKMRDILTYWTNKGVDGFRCDMAEMVPIAFWSWVIPQVKKVNPDLIFIGEAYNPKVYKQYLDEGRFDYLYDKVGLYDGLKKLIRNEPTADVAAIKHVWQVESAGFGKHMLRFLENHDEERIASAGFAGKAELALPAMVVSATLGSGPVMLYFGQEVGEPGKGQEGFGGDDNRTTIFDYWGVPSHQKWMNNGAFDGKQLSENEQKLRAYYQKLLKVTSTSDAVINGEIYEVPATGNMNNRMYAFIRYSGKQRLLVVANFDRAQTLTANIEIPDQILKVKHSSPVTDLLTGRKLNIPAGTSIPVTLTPVSAQVIAF; translated from the coding sequence ATGAGAAAGGTAGAGGGTTTAGAGGTTGAGGGCGGAAGTGAAAACCCACAGTGTTCAATTTATAAGAGAAATTTTATCGCCCTAGTCTTGTCCCCCTTTGGAGGGGGCAGGGAGAGGATGTTGACGCTTTTTTCTATCTTTATAATACTCGCCACATCATCCTTTGCACAAAAACAGCATACAAAAATGAACGATAAACAGATCGTTATTTATCAGTTATTGCCCCGCTTATTTGGGAATAAAAACAGCACAAATATTCCTTACGGTACCATTGAGCAAAATGGTTCTGGTAAGTTTAATGATATTACCGATAAAGCTTTAGATGGTATTAAAGAACTCAGTGTAAATTATGTTTGGTATACTGGTGTACTTGCTCATGCGAGTTTAACCGATTATTCTGCCTATGGGATTAAACCTGATGATGCCGATGTGGTAAAGGGTAGAGCGGGCTCGCCTTATGCCATCCGCGATTATTACGATGTAGATCCCGATCTGGCTGTTGATGTAAAAAACAGGATGAAGGAGTTTGAAGCACTGGTGAAAAGAACACATGCCAAAAACTTAAAAGTGCTGATCGATTTTGTGCCCAATCACGTAGCCAGAAGTTACTACTCTTATGCAAAACCAAAAAATATAATCGATTTTGGAGCCCAGGATGATGTAACCAAAGCTTTTAGTGCCAGCAACGATTTTTATTATAACCCCGGTCAGCCATTTGCAGTGCCAACAAGTGGAGCAAAGCAAACACCAATTTCTATTCTACAGGATGGTAAGTTTAATGAAAACCCTGCAAAAGCTACCGGTAACAATGTGTTTACTGCACAGCCTAAATATGACGACTGGTACGAAACCATTAAGCTGAATTACGGCGTAGATTACCAGAACGGCGAAAAGCAGTATTTCGATCCCATTCCGCCGGTTTGGCTAAAAATGCGTGATATTTTAACTTATTGGACCAATAAAGGGGTGGATGGTTTTAGGTGTGATATGGCCGAAATGGTGCCTATTGCTTTCTGGAGCTGGGTAATTCCACAGGTTAAAAAAGTGAATCCTGATTTGATTTTTATCGGAGAAGCCTATAATCCAAAAGTTTACAAACAATATTTAGATGAAGGTAGATTCGATTACCTGTATGATAAAGTGGGTTTGTACGATGGGCTGAAAAAACTGATCAGAAATGAACCAACTGCAGATGTGGCTGCGATTAAACACGTATGGCAGGTAGAAAGTGCTGGTTTTGGCAAACACATGTTGCGCTTTTTAGAAAACCACGATGAAGAACGCATTGCATCAGCAGGATTTGCAGGGAAAGCCGAACTCGCTTTACCTGCAATGGTTGTTTCGGCAACATTAGGCTCGGGACCGGTGATGCTTTATTTCGGTCAGGAAGTTGGCGAACCTGGAAAAGGACAAGAGGGGTTTGGCGGCGACGACAACAGAACAACTATTTTCGATTATTGGGGCGTGCCAAGTCACCAGAAATGGATGAATAATGGCGCTTTTGATGGTAAACAATTAAGTGAAAACGAGCAGAAATTACGCGCTTACTACCAAAAGTTATTAAAAGTTACTTCAACCAGCGATGCAGTAATAAATGGCGAGATTTATGAGGTGCCTGCAACTGGTAACATGAATAACCGTATGTATGCTTTTATCCGTTACTCGGGCAAACAGCGTTTATTGGTAGTGGCCAATTTTGATCGGGCACAAACTTTAACTGCCAATATCGAAATCCCTGATCAGATTTTAAAAGTTAAACATTCATCTCCGGTTACAGATCTGTTAACAGGCAGAAAATTAAATATCCCAGCAGGAACAAGCATACCCGTAACCCTTACACCCGTTAGCGCACAGGTGATAGCGTTTTAA
- a CDS encoding maltose/moltooligosaccharide transporter (product_source=KO:K16211; cath_funfam=1.20.1250.20; cog=COG0477; ko=KO:K16211; pfam=PF07690; superfamily=103473; transmembrane_helix_parts=Inside_1_6,TMhelix_7_29,Outside_30_56,TMhelix_57_79,Inside_80_99,TMhelix_100_119,Outside_120_167,TMhelix_168_190,Inside_191_202,TMhelix_203_225,Outside_226_234,TMhelix_235_254,Inside_255_258,TMhelix_259_281,Outside_282_290,TMhelix_291_313,Inside_314_325,TMhelix_326_348,Outside_349_369), translating into MIGAIVSSIALIFMPHSSVLWMAAGLLWILDVFGNIAMEPFRAFVTDKLPDSQVNRGFIMQSMMIGLGGSVASALPWIMNNVFHLTNTAEQGSIPENVKFSFYIGAFFFFAAVLWTVFTTKEYPPQDIDFKEKVKESNKGFGGGAREIFHALRNMPKRMQIVSLVQFFTWPGLFLMWFYYTTAVAVNVFGGKDAADPVYAHGADFGSLTLAYYSVITFLFALVLPKIADALGRKTTHALCLICGAIGLISVAWVHDKNMLYLCMTGVGIAWASILSMPYAMLSGSLPKDKIGIYMGIFNFFIVLPEIMASLGFGWLMRNVLNNDRLLAVQLGGGLMILAAVICYVFIREPKKTDEVLASKLGLEEKRSV; encoded by the coding sequence ATGATTGGTGCCATTGTAAGTAGCATTGCGTTAATTTTTATGCCACATAGCAGTGTGCTGTGGATGGCCGCTGGTTTACTTTGGATTCTGGATGTTTTTGGGAATATTGCAATGGAACCTTTCCGTGCTTTTGTTACCGATAAATTACCCGATAGTCAGGTTAACCGTGGGTTTATTATGCAGAGCATGATGATTGGTTTGGGAGGGAGTGTAGCTTCGGCTTTACCGTGGATTATGAACAACGTATTCCACTTAACCAATACCGCAGAGCAGGGGAGTATTCCAGAAAACGTAAAATTCTCTTTTTATATCGGCGCTTTTTTCTTTTTTGCTGCTGTATTGTGGACGGTTTTTACCACTAAAGAATACCCGCCTCAGGATATAGATTTTAAAGAAAAAGTAAAAGAAAGCAATAAAGGTTTTGGTGGTGGGGCAAGGGAAATTTTTCATGCCTTAAGGAATATGCCTAAAAGAATGCAGATTGTTTCTTTGGTTCAGTTTTTTACCTGGCCAGGCTTGTTTCTAATGTGGTTTTATTATACCACAGCTGTTGCCGTGAATGTTTTTGGCGGAAAAGATGCTGCCGATCCGGTTTATGCACATGGTGCAGATTTTGGAAGTTTAACACTCGCGTACTACAGTGTTATTACTTTTCTTTTCGCACTGGTGCTTCCAAAAATTGCCGATGCGTTGGGCCGTAAAACTACACATGCCCTTTGTTTAATCTGTGGAGCCATTGGTTTAATCAGCGTAGCCTGGGTGCACGATAAAAATATGCTGTATTTATGCATGACTGGTGTGGGAATTGCCTGGGCAAGTATACTTTCTATGCCCTATGCCATGTTGAGCGGTTCTCTGCCCAAAGATAAAATCGGGATTTACATGGGCATCTTCAACTTTTTTATTGTTTTGCCAGAGATTATGGCCTCGTTAGGTTTCGGTTGGCTAATGCGTAATGTGTTAAATAACGATAGGCTTTTGGCAGTTCAATTGGGTGGAGGTTTAATGATTCTTGCTGCTGTAATCTGTTATGTGTTTATCCGCGAACCAAAGAAAACAGACGAAGTCTTGGCTTCTAAACTTGGGTTAGAAGAAAAAAGATCGGTATAA